ATTAATTTTCCTTCATCTGTGGCAAGAGGCCTGATCATatttaaacagtaaaattatgcAGTCATTTTCATCCCCATTTtcaatcaaaatgtaaaaagcCATTCGAGATTCGCCTTTACCTTATCAAACACCTCAGTTCATTATCTTCTGGACCACATCTATGAAGGCTTTAATGAATACAGCGTTATCTCTGATATAGTTCCTTTTCCTCATCTCCTCATGGGAGATAAATTTAGGATAGCCGAACCCCAGCATGCTGTCATCCAGACAGCCCGCACGAACACTTCCCATAGCTCCTGGTCGAGGCCTCTGGAAGTTTTTCCAGTTAGGATCCGGGCTGAAGGACTCTGTGATGTGCTGAGGTTTGGTGAGCGCCGGGTCGCTCTGATCCAGGAGCGAGAAGGTGACGCGGTACGGGAAGGGCCACTCTAGCAGGCCGTCATACTCTCCTGGTAAAACTCGAATGTAGATGGATAGGTGTGTGCCCTCCCCGCTGCCGTTCCCATTGAGAAAGGCGGACAGTTGCAGACGGTAACCGTAGTTATGGGAATAGAAGGCGGGACTAAACAACTCCAGGCTCCCATCGGTCCTGCTCTTGGCCTCCTGCAGTCGTAGGGCGTAATCTGTGATCTTCCAGAGAAGGGTTCCATTACGGTTTCCGGAGAGTTCCTCCACTCCACGCCGGAGTTCCCTGAGCTCCAGTCTCTGACGGTTCACCAGACCACACAGGAGAGAAAGATGGGAGTTTGTGGCCTCCTCAAGGTGTCGCGCCACTGCGTTTTTTGAGCACTGCGAGTACAACAGAGATAACACtggatttcaatcattgatttcacattaatttgatgatcttactcagtcaatattaaagatattaagggtatatttttttagaatgttctttacattaaaaAGGATGATTTCATGTAGAAAACAGatatttatagacggtttcagtggtaacaacataaacaagcggctttcgtggtcaacacaaCTTCCGGTAAACGCCGCTAAGaattaataacaacaaagtccttttaaagtagtttactTATattacaagcaaaataaacaacacgtagattacctaggacagtggttttcaaactgggggctgcgagatggtgccagggggccccagttttatgacattttatcaaacacattaatttatcatgatttctgtgtaattaaaccaaaaaaaaataagttttttttattaaaatgttgagttttagaacagttttttgtcacaaattttctttggggggccgcaaaggaatgcaccgtacacaaggggggccacacgctgaaaaagtttgagaaccactgacctaagaaaccaaaacatttgttatttttaacaaggtatttgtttaagagcaactagtcagaccatttaaaaaactGGACCAttcaaaaaactgaaaccggaagtaaaattccgaccagacgcgtaatcgcgtcaccgcacgtgcgtctaatgaaaccgtctatatactTATTCCAAAACATATACAATACAgataacaacacaaaaaaaaagaaagcatAAAATCTAATTCAATGACATTCATGCATAGTACACCATAAGTgtaatggtgcgttcacaccaggcGCGAATAAAGCGTTATATGCGATTGATTTACATGTTACggcaatgcaaagacgcaatagACATCCCGCGAATGACGCGATTCACGCAAATTGAGCGTTTCACGCATATAACGTGTGATTCACACAAATTGCGCAagttaaaaaatctgaactttggcggatattcgCACTGTGCTAACCAATCGTGATGACATAGTGAGCTGAGGCAGAAATACGAAACAACAGTGTAGGACAAAATCATCGTCACTGTATGCGTaaacccggagctatacgacacattTTCTTACTTTTATAGAAACAGAAATAAAAGGATCTTGCTGGGaaaaagtgagtgaggaggtcggACAATCTGATAAGTCGTAAAAAACGCTcttttactcaatttgagctatatataCATATTGAAACTAAAAGCTAGTTAAAGCCATCAAATTGAGCATATTCACGTCTGCATTTCACGTGCAAATGACTTGAATTTTACTCGCAAATGTTGTCAATTttacacgcgaatgaagcgaaaTCAAGCGTCCAGCTACACGTGAATAAAGTGATTTATTTGCTTCATTcccatctggtgtgaacgcaccatttgTAAATACTTTTTAGGGCTACCATACATCTCTCAGATTGAAGATATCACATTCAATTTTTACCACAGTAtggattaaagcaacactatgtagttttttttacctttaaataatgtctctaaaattatttcattgatagaacaacttttaactggacaaattgtactgttgctgcaatctgagcagcctcctagctgctacaagcacactctgaaagtggcggtggagggtagagcacacagctccgcccctccccctgcctgcagaagagtgtttgataccaggcactgttgcacttttcaaccacatgggggagctgtaagtcatttttacatgaaaactacatagtgttgctttaaacatgaTTGACTGAAGATCATACCCTGTGTTTGCAGCCAGCCTCTTTAAATGGACAGAGGACCATAACAGTGTTGCAGCCTTCCTTTATATGAGTGGTGATGTTCTCTCGGGTGATTCCGGGTGTGCCGCATCTGTTCGGGCATTGCGCTGGGAACCGTGGACACTGTTGCTGATGATTCTGTGaattatattaaaggtgcagtgtgtagattttagttgTATCTACCGGTGAGAtcgcgaattgcaaccaatggctcagtcaacagctcacccctccctttcaaacacataaagaagctacagtagcccccacaggacaaacatgtcatcgtctgagacaacgtagtgataAAACGCACTCTGtaaagcagtttgtccgtttagggctactgtagaaacatgacggggACTTTCACGTAAGGGAAACTGGTGTATGTACTGTAGATAAAAAcgcctcattctaaggtaattaaaacatttcattatataaggtctttatacaccactgataatatagttatgtatattatactgCATTtcagagatccttctaaaagttacacaatgcagcTTTAAACCAACCCAAACCCCAAAAAAGCTGTCAAAAATAATTTGTGTTTCTGTAGCTTGACTTATATAGTATGGTGCTTGCAATGccaaggttgtgggttcaatccAAGGGAACACTGAAAATAAATTGGCTCCTCAACTGACCTGAATGGTATCATAGAGAAACTCTTTTCTGCAGTATCTGCAGGGCAGCTTGCGTTTCGGGCACTCAGACGCACAGTGTTGGGTCAACAGTCTGCGCACCATACGAGCACCACATTTATTTTCACAGTAGATGCTTTCCTCCGGACAATCATCCTGGTGATTCTGTTTGAGGACAGACAGGTGTTATAAAATAtctataaatattaaaacatttaagaaaATTTATAATGAATCAATAATAATGATATATTAATAGTTAAAACAAGTTTGGTTTATATAGTGCCTTTCTACAAACCCAAGCTCGCTTTACAATAGAGATCCAAGAAATGGTAGCAGGCATATGACAGAAAAAATGTGCATACAGGTACATTGCAGTTAAGATCAAAGGTGAAGGATAAATGAACAGCAGACAAAAAGACTGTTAAATGAACATGGAGTTTAGAAGAACTTAGAAGTAATGTTTGTTATACTCATTGAACATTTTTGTAAGCTTGTAATTTAAACACTTCATGAAGTGATTTGTGTTTTAATGGAAACTAGTCGTACTTGTCAGGCCCGGATTAACACACTAGTGCCCTAAGATCACCATATTTGAAGTGACCCCTATATTTTAATGCAATGTAGCCTACAACATATCAACAATGtagatgtcttttaaattagccatagagattcaaTATGCTGATCTAGGTTAGCAGCTAGTTAGTTTTTAATCCCTATAGTTAGGTTGTAACTGATTTGTTGAGGGTATTTTTTGCTCCATAAAGCCCCCTTTCAATATGCCACCCTTGGCAGCTGCCCATCTTGCCTATGCCTAAATCCACCAGTGCACACTTATGGGCTTGAAATCTACTCGtcttttaacatgaaataacaacTAGAAGAAATTCCAAATTTGCAGGTAGCACATGTGCAATTAATTGTAAAATTGCTTGTGCTGTCTCAAAAACTTGGTCGCAGTCTGGACCCCTATTGGCTGaaggggcacgtgcccccttggtttttttgagccaatggattttgcatccaaccaCAAAATCAAATacgcgtccattaatctgttatttgacttttaatctgtttaaaatgcacaatattatactttctgtgctgcatccttgtcacttttcggagattttcgccgttttgatagtgttttgatcatgttacattacttttattctggcggcagctggcgctgcagtcactgcagtcgcagacgtcatcagcgtctgggcgcgTTCACGAGCTCTCTACTAttgctggcttgctgctgcttttggctatctgaggaattaaaacgtgttagaaacgctcacaacatttccaaaccccagtacggtaatgtgcagttaacctcctctctgtagaaaatgtatggttttaaatgtgaccgtctcaacgttatattagtagagattcatcttcttggcacaatgccaaagttcgccagagttcacgcgggcgcggaatctcacatgctcacatataaggtaaattttaatgcaaaaatccgttcctctaataattttatctaaacatattttttttaaatcattaaaaaacattaaaatcaatcacgtggctatagcttatgtcattttcgttgtttatattctttatggatttaaaattacattaaatttatATGATGCAGTTGTTGTGAAAAATGCATAATGACACAATaaaacaagccattaagacttaaataaataaaacatgccgtttcagatgtaaatatgatgcaaatgtgtcattattctgattgaatagtatttgatatgaaagatagtcatcacttttattttggaggtttttgcatgaaagcaggggttttcagattgttagaaatgtaagtttcacagattcgcttagagcacctttaaatgaaATTAGAAACAGGATTGTCTGACCTCATATGCATCACCGGTGAATTGGTCACCGCAGTGATCGCAGTGCAGCTTTCTCTTAACACAGTCATGCTGCAGGTGATCGGGCAGCTCTCGCCTCAGCAGCTTCATCGGGCATCGGTTCGGACACGGCACCACGTTAAACTCACACACGGACAGATGAGCCTGATAGGGGCGAGATACACCCAGTGTTAAAGTGAGAGAGTGAGATCCTTCAGAAAAGACAGATCACACTGATATAGGTGATTTTCTTTTGTACACTGTCAGTAAAAATGgacaaaatatgtaccccaggtgtcatattggtaccttagaggtgcatattggtaccaaatgtatacatatctgtacctaatggtacatattaggacctttataaAGGGTACTGCTCCGGTGATCCAATGCCCACTCTGCCCCAATGTCCACACATTTTTCGAGCTACATAAATACGGTAATATATTATAACTTAATATAATAtcaatataatgtaatataatgtCAATAACTAAAACCAAGTAACAACATATATGATCTTCATTTGTCTTCTTACTATTTTGGCTACTTTTGGTTTAGAAAAAAGCTTTCTTtcacctgtttttttttcagtttctgGTTTTGTGATAGTTTTGGTTTTGATTATCCACACCTCTCCATAAAGATGAAAATACtgtaagtgtttgtttttaccTGGAGCAGTTTGTTCTGTGCGGCCCATCGGCAGCCCTCCTCACTGTGAATGCAGCGAATGGGCAGAGCAAGAATCTGCTGTTCCAACTCCAAATCTGGAAAAATCTGTAATCACAAATCCACATTAATCAATGTTTGCTGGGGTTTAagctatcatttacataactaTCCTAGTGAAGATATAGTGACAAAAAATTTTCAAAGTGAAAGAGTCAGAGAGAGGGTCAGTTGTGATCATTGTGCAGGACAGCATGAATATACATAATGTAGAGACCATACTGAATGTGAAGAGCTCTGACATGTTTTcatgtaaatgagcattttttttatcagactcttatgttaaggttcagtaatttcagtTTATTGGCAATATAAAGGTTATTAggcagtaattgaaatgcct
This sequence is a window from Misgurnus anguillicaudatus chromosome 9, ASM2758022v2, whole genome shotgun sequence. Protein-coding genes within it:
- the traf4b gene encoding TNF receptor-associated factor 4b; its protein translation is MPGLDYKFLDRPRRRLYCPLCNKPMRDPVQVSTCGHRFCDTCLQEYLSEGVFKCPEDQLPLDYAKIFPDLELEQQILALPIRCIHSEEGCRWAAQNKLLQAHLSVCEFNVVPCPNRCPMKLLRRELPDHLQHDCVKRKLHCDHCGDQFTGDAYENHQDDCPEESIYCENKCGARMVRRLLTQHCASECPKRKLPCRYCRKEFLYDTIQNHQQQCPRFPAQCPNRCGTPGITRENITTHIKEGCNTVMVLCPFKEAGCKHRCSKNAVARHLEEATNSHLSLLCGLVNRQRLELRELRRGVEELSGNRNGTLLWKITDYALRLQEAKSRTDGSLELFSPAFYSHNYGYRLQLSAFLNGNGSGEGTHLSIYIRVLPGEYDGLLEWPFPYRVTFSLLDQSDPALTKPQHITESFSPDPNWKNFQRPRPGAMGSVRAGCLDDSMLGFGYPKFISHEEMRKRNYIRDNAVFIKAFIDVVQKIMN